The Georgenia sp. TF02-10 genome window below encodes:
- a CDS encoding plasmid pRiA4b ORF-3 family protein, giving the protein MSPKSKGRKRKDGRPGGGRGQGGEVRRLPFVTDGDVTVPTDDDEAGPAAVAAFMADMPVTDDGEPVMSAEEVAQMLADPVGGLIQSLGGAILDVAGGPDPLEAEASSASVLPRLLQVGRYQPERVAADDQPGLPVADVLDRCVADPTPEALALALILAELATDAGLRERAGAVAAQLRTRVEPPAWAPALGRARLVGAWETTDVYGDQANVLCAFDRGPLFGALGLHGLVFLVDFNGPGVWIKDLYPVTEVEAARAELRTAAAESGGAVHFVEPPREEVHDVLAAGLAASLAGQVRLVEPDEDFWDTWVLAAARLRSFAGTAEGWGHSRPDTELERLVTEFCRSAEAAELDVPADLVERYARLVVRYGNEADGGRPLRVGPGKTVSFLAWAAGTFHPEGIASITGAERPTLVAVVGAWNAWAGRRAGLPEDAVEALQLVTDIGIGPGGEILALDGAAVAAVGDGADGADGGDADGPDELPAALARIAEELARAQRSGSRGGGAAAAERRRFAMPYRRAVIDGVRYDGLDPEDEDDLQMLVLGEYPEYQPLLEDPYPSEPLAVGATLHVSLLALAVARVWHDHPAGTWAEAQRLLGLGLERRDVLEILAARAGEQILGPSSSGLGLLVRRATMLSEIGDRPSAADGGRGASRGGTGRSGGWWASGSTGSLAGTGARGYWAPSSTGSRGRASGARKQASGRAASRNDRRVAGPGAGPTSSFRVRVDIVGARPPIWRRLVLPATMTLAEVHLALQLAFGWTDSHLHTFSAGYVDYGNPGDVDGVEDEHDVRLRDVLAAVGDVLAYEYDFGDSWQHRVVVEEILPDGEGTVRCLGGRRAGPPEDCGGIWMYNEIVAALEDPRRAASSDLSEDLEEVLPEMAEMLPYGPAHFDREMVNDRLRRVPVS; this is encoded by the coding sequence TGCCGGTCACGGACGACGGCGAGCCGGTCATGAGCGCGGAGGAGGTCGCCCAGATGCTGGCGGACCCGGTCGGTGGGCTCATCCAGTCGCTGGGCGGCGCGATCCTCGACGTGGCCGGCGGCCCGGACCCCCTGGAGGCCGAGGCCAGCTCGGCGTCCGTGCTCCCCAGGCTGCTCCAGGTCGGCCGTTACCAGCCGGAGCGGGTGGCCGCCGACGACCAGCCCGGCCTACCGGTCGCGGACGTCCTCGACCGGTGCGTGGCCGACCCGACGCCGGAGGCGCTCGCGCTGGCACTCATCCTGGCCGAGCTCGCGACCGACGCCGGCCTCCGGGAGCGGGCCGGCGCCGTCGCCGCCCAGCTCCGGACCAGAGTCGAGCCGCCGGCCTGGGCGCCGGCCCTGGGCCGCGCCCGGCTGGTGGGCGCCTGGGAGACGACCGACGTCTACGGTGACCAGGCGAACGTGCTGTGCGCGTTCGACCGCGGCCCGCTCTTCGGTGCCCTCGGGCTGCACGGCCTGGTGTTCCTGGTGGACTTCAACGGCCCGGGCGTGTGGATCAAGGACCTCTACCCGGTGACCGAGGTCGAGGCGGCCCGGGCGGAGCTGCGCACGGCGGCCGCGGAGTCGGGCGGCGCCGTCCACTTCGTCGAGCCACCCCGGGAGGAGGTCCACGACGTCCTCGCCGCCGGGCTGGCGGCCTCGCTGGCCGGCCAGGTCCGCCTTGTCGAGCCCGACGAGGACTTCTGGGACACCTGGGTGCTGGCCGCCGCCCGGCTCCGCAGCTTCGCCGGCACCGCCGAGGGGTGGGGCCACTCCCGCCCGGACACCGAGCTCGAGCGGCTGGTGACGGAGTTCTGCCGGTCGGCCGAGGCCGCCGAGCTCGACGTGCCGGCGGACCTGGTCGAGCGGTACGCCCGGCTCGTGGTGCGCTACGGCAACGAGGCCGACGGCGGCCGGCCGCTGCGGGTGGGACCGGGGAAGACCGTGTCCTTCCTCGCCTGGGCCGCCGGCACGTTCCACCCGGAGGGCATCGCCAGCATCACCGGCGCCGAGCGGCCCACGCTCGTCGCGGTCGTCGGTGCCTGGAACGCCTGGGCGGGCCGGCGGGCGGGGCTGCCGGAGGACGCCGTCGAGGCGCTCCAGCTGGTCACCGACATCGGCATCGGCCCGGGTGGGGAGATCCTCGCGCTGGACGGTGCCGCCGTCGCCGCCGTCGGCGACGGCGCGGATGGTGCGGATGGCGGCGACGCCGACGGCCCGGACGAGCTGCCGGCGGCGCTGGCCCGGATCGCTGAGGAGCTCGCCCGCGCCCAGAGGTCCGGCAGCCGCGGCGGCGGAGCCGCCGCGGCCGAGCGCCGCCGGTTCGCCATGCCCTACCGGCGGGCCGTCATCGACGGCGTGCGGTACGACGGCCTCGACCCCGAGGACGAGGACGACCTCCAGATGCTCGTCCTCGGCGAGTACCCGGAGTACCAGCCCCTGCTGGAGGACCCCTACCCGAGCGAGCCGCTCGCGGTGGGCGCCACCCTGCACGTGTCGCTGCTCGCGCTCGCCGTCGCCCGGGTGTGGCACGACCACCCGGCCGGGACCTGGGCGGAGGCCCAACGGTTGCTCGGCCTCGGGTTGGAGCGGCGCGACGTCCTGGAGATCCTCGCCGCCCGGGCCGGCGAGCAGATCCTCGGCCCGAGCTCCAGCGGGCTCGGGCTGCTGGTGCGGCGCGCGACGATGCTGTCGGAGATCGGGGACCGGCCCTCGGCGGCCGACGGCGGCCGGGGTGCCAGCCGGGGCGGGACCGGTCGGTCCGGGGGCTGGTGGGCCTCGGGCTCGACCGGCAGCCTGGCCGGGACCGGGGCACGGGGCTATTGGGCCCCGAGCTCGACCGGCAGCCGGGGCCGCGCGAGCGGGGCACGGAAGCAGGCCTCGGGCCGGGCGGCCAGCCGCAACGACCGGCGGGTCGCCGGACCGGGTGCCGGGCCGACGTCGTCCTTCCGCGTGCGGGTGGACATCGTGGGTGCGCGGCCGCCCATCTGGCGCCGGCTGGTCCTGCCGGCGACGATGACCCTGGCCGAGGTGCACCTGGCGCTCCAGCTCGCCTTCGGCTGGACGGACTCCCACCTGCACACGTTCTCCGCGGGCTACGTGGACTACGGCAACCCGGGCGACGTCGACGGCGTCGAGGACGAGCACGACGTGCGGCTCCGGGACGTGCTGGCGGCGGTCGGTGACGTCCTTGCGTACGAGTACGACTTCGGCGACTCCTGGCAGCACCGGGTCGTGGTCGAGGAGATCCTCCCGGACGGGGAGGGGACGGTGCGCTGCCTGGGCGGCCGCCGCGCCGGCCCGCCCGAGGACTGCGGCGGCATCTGGATGTACAACGAGATCGTCGCCGCCCTCGAGGACCCACGCCGCGCGGCCTCAAGCGACCTGTCCGAGGACCTGGAGGAGGTGCTGCCCGAGATGGCGGAGATGCTGCCGTACGGACCGGCGCACTTCGACCGCGAGATGGTCAACGACCGGCTGCGTCGGGTGCCGGTGTCCTGA